The genomic DNA TTCCAAACTCATGGGCGGATCTCCAGGCTCTGCTTCCGTCGGCCGTGAAGCAAAGGATCAACGGCCGGAATAGATAAGGTGCATTTTATGTATCTGGTCCCAGTGCAGAACCACGGTCTGGGTTTTGCTGTTCAGGGTGATCTCGTTGTCCGCGGCCTGCAGCAGGGTCCCTTTCCATTTTTTGCGTCCCTGGACCGGGTCCTTGAGGGTGACGGCAACCGGGTGGCCGATGTAGTCTGCCAGCTGATGAAAATGGAAAAAAAGCCGTTCCAGTCCGGGGGACGAGACTTCCAGGACATATGAGCCGGGTATGGGATCATCAACATCCAGGAGCATGCTGATGTGCCTGCTGGCCTCAGCGCACTGGTCTACGCTCACCCCCTGTTCGGAGTCCAAAAAGACCCGCAGCTTCCCTCCCTTGGGGGAGGAGGGGGGTTCGATCCCCCACAGGGTAAGGCCCAGGGAACGGACAATCGGTTCGATAAGGCTGACGAGGTGTTCGTGCTGATTCATCGGGTTCTAAATCAAAAAAAAAGTGGACCATGCGGTCCACTCCCTTGGATACACGTTCTGGAAAAGGAGTGGAGCGGGTGACGGGGATCGAACCCGCGACACCAAGCTTGGGAAGCTTGTACTCTACCAGCTGAGCTACACCCGCTCGATCAGGAGATTCATGGCAGCTTTCCCTGTATTT from Desulfovermiculus halophilus DSM 18834 includes the following:
- the rimP gene encoding ribosome maturation factor RimP, whose amino-acid sequence is MNQHEHLVSLIEPIVRSLGLTLWGIEPPSSPKGGKLRVFLDSEQGVSVDQCAEASRHISMLLDVDDPIPGSYVLEVSSPGLERLFFHFHQLADYIGHPVAVTLKDPVQGRKKWKGTLLQAADNEITLNSKTQTVVLHWDQIHKMHLIYSGR